One stretch of Xiphophorus maculatus strain JP 163 A chromosome 19, X_maculatus-5.0-male, whole genome shotgun sequence DNA includes these proteins:
- the LOC102227869 gene encoding gremlin-1-like, with the protein MAVSAHTLCSMVFIIGLLSSPADSKRNRASQGAIPHPDKNNPNESEQQPQPPQSGSRSRQRPGSTSPADEVLESSQEALHVTERQYLKRDWCKTQPLKQTIHEEGCVSRTIINRFCYGQCNSFYIPRHIRREEGAFQSCSFCKPKRFTTMTFTLNCPDQQPPTKKKRIQRVKQCRCISIDLD; encoded by the coding sequence ATGGCCGTCTCAGCGCACACTCTGTGCAGTATGGTTTTCATCATCGGACTGCTGTCATCTCCCGCGGATTCAAAAAGAAACCGAGCCTCGCAAGGGGCCATTCCTCATCCTGACAAAAATAACCCAAACGAATCGGAGCAGCAACCGCAGCCCCCACAGTCGGGATCCAGGTCCCGTCAGAGGCCGGGCTCAACCTCACCAGCCGACGAGGTGCTGGAGTCCAGCCAGGAGGCTCTGCATGTGACGGAGCGCCAGTATTTGAAACGGGACTGGTGCAAAACGCAGCCTCTCAAGCAGACGATCCATGAGGAGGGCTGTGTCAGCCGCACCATCATCAACCGCTTCTGCTACGGACAGTGCAATTCCTTCTACATACCCAGGCACATCCGCAGGGAGGAGGGCGCCTTCCAGTCCTGCTCGTTTTGCAAACCAAAGCGGTTCACCACCATGACTTTTACCTTGAACTGTCCGGACCAGCAGCCTCCCACCAAGAAGAAGCGCATCCAGCGCGTCAAGCAGTGCCGCTGTATCTCCATAGACCTGGACTGA